The sequence taaagtctatgaattatCATCTTCCataaaaaatttagcatgacttactgtaatataatcacgttggcctgacgtcattatattatactaactcatgcttcaattcccaacactacttcaaatcattcataatttaaacttgaactttacagaatatagaaactaaaacagtttcctttatgatgtgataaagatatcacaaagagataattaattgctgacaagaatcgttataaagatatcttcagaaatatagaggatatttataacgaaagatatagtgatatctcagaatttctaagttccaatgacgaggaaaattcttttgtttcctctgcatttaatgctaccatatctgaatcattggttatcaatccgagatggtttcaagaaattttattttttagatgattaaacgctgattgtaatcttcaacggatctaatggttaacgaataggcgttgttgatgataatttcggtggtttgatgtgataattcatcatagaatacgaatgaatataattcatgaatgtagtgatctttaggaagataacacctgctaaagctttacttgaattctggtatgttaatttcagaatgtgtaattaaatttgtatgaaaatgattgtgtatcacagtgaaggtagtgagtataattaatgatttatgaatcgaaattgaagaatgtacagtgtatttatgtgagatgtaaatatttctcgggtattacctacccgttaaaatattttcacaattaacagtttttacaatctttatgaagatatacgttcatatatgtattcttcagatataatcatggatttaatgagttaatatatattaaactcatttgatttgcggtttggaacgagagtaaataatctccaaaatcttagagatttcataattgttgcgaaatatttcgctaatgaagttatgaatcaatacattcattgttatacttgatttattatgaaatggagtttattgtgctgaagcagtgattaacaattgttaagtcattagcgaagggtgtacatcatagcatattagtgatatgaattaaccaagtagtacatactagttgagattctcacgtaattgcttagtacgacaagatttattattgttccaaatcatatatataaggtatacatatataattattcacgaagaatgagtcaatacatcttaactctttattgctaatattccttggtatctatgaggcgtatcatgttgatgtttgaggtactgagtgtgttgttgaggcgtgggatgcgaatgttgttgttgatgaagctgatgctgttagtggtgatgttgatggtactgatggtactggtggtgatgctggttatgctgctggtgctgctgctggtgttcgtaggtttcgcaccagattttccagagccactactcgagcgagaagctcgttgacttcttctattattccgggatgattggtggttggaaccagggggtgaataagatctagaatcttcgatattatatattcgtgacgggataccctggaaagaacagagaaaatggtgtttcggactggttcgccggtaagcgcttcaggttcttcgccaagaggtgaattcggttggtggaagggatcaccttcttcttgtctccattgattgagtcggctacgaacccatccccaattcatccagaatagatgatggctgattggttcgtttgttccggttacgctgccgtgggagcttgaagagtttaagaaattcatattatatgtttggaatagggtttgatatgaaatgggtattgaataccgaatgatatattcgtctccttgaatacgtatttatagcacaaagatttccgtaatttatggaggaaatttaggataagtggtagacaaagtttatagacatgataatatatgataaggtatgatgtgtcatccatttatgtaataatggtggtatgacgtgttgagatttgtaaccagattttgattaaagaatttcaattcgtatactgtgataacccaataatattttccggttcgcaaaccgatgcataaaggcataagatacgtgagtgtttgaagtagtagcaggagcttgtggacgaaccgttatcttcaataacatatagaagtttgataaacttgataggtcataagtttgaaaaaaaaaatttaagtggaataaagatgaatatgatataaacgaaacactttattttattaagaacaaggctttaaacaagccttcttattacacgattcggggatagaaatagtttaaggcttagcctttgcatagatagaaaataactaggaaatattaagattgaagtagtcttcatatttcttcttctcgtcctcaacctctttcataaacttctcaaacttgtcgttcttctcattttgttcctcataaagatactcgatgttatcataaagattggaaacatcattgttgattacatgatacttgtggtcccttatagaaatttgattattcacgcggttttcctccatcttcaatctaaggtcaacatcttctcttaggcaagagagagattgcttcccccatcgggtatttctatcaccttcatacttcaccaactttatctctttctttagttcagcattttcctccatgagcttcttgatcactAGGTCTTTTTCCTTTATTTGAAAAtctatccttgcaatatggcgaattaggtcatcggtagtttttcgcagattcatgagctcgtacttggcatcaacttcatcgtagaaaggagatcgggatcttttctttgacagcccaatttcttcaaaacatttcctcttgtctttattcctcgggattggatagtattcaggagacccatgtaactttagagtagtatttgggctataatttggtgagggaggaccaccaaagtcataaggtggactttggactggtctttttgTGGAAGTCCTTTcattatctttttcggttggcttgaaaagattcattttggtcgtttgatgataattagacatcctaacattaggaaggatattttgattagaatctttaagcataatcgttaagattatgaggcaatcctaagtgctttaattctaaggcaggaaaggttatagtttcctagattgctaaggcaccctagctaacaagtacggcccacataaaaatgcaatcctggttctctataacagcctggttatgctctgataccaatctgtaacgtcctcccaataggtctggaaggaacgtcactaatatcaaaacataccaacatattataataacgagaacaatactaaatgagaaagttaaactttattgagtacgcagcggaaaatgaaatgtcgttacaaaggagtaaagtaaatgtttaaatgcaatagtaataaatgtgataatctcttgatcctatgtccaagtagcatcacataagcagtagataagtaggcttgaatcaaacagcacctgagacaaaacatgctaaagtgtcaaccaaaaggttgagtgaagttcataggtttaacaaaagtttgaccattgttttagaccacaagatttagtttgtaaagttgatctcccgcaggatcaaaaagttatgccaaagcgtgatatttagactaaacgttcaagtttgccccatgacaaattgtgtctgtccttgtcggtttaatttcattatcaagtaatacaaagacttagtcaaatgtatcgaggacgttactcccgataggcctacccccaataattaagcatgcagcagcaattaaaaatatcactgtagggacttagtcggacatagccgggtatagcatagtttaacagtttggtacttgtgtctaaattgtaaaaagtaaaaatagcatgtgtctcaccccaagtaaagtaagtaagtttgctagcaataaagaggggctatgaattcaccttagtaagtagagagagtgttattcctcggaataaagagttgaacgagtgagcaggaaagtcaacctattgacatttaagagtagttaagtgttttgcccatgtttaagtttaagtatgtgtttaagtatagtttgttttactaagtttctattcctagtaatttactatttttataaagttttcacttttagaaagtttcttattttactaagtttctatgactagagagtttctacttttatcaatgttttccattttaggatacttgccgtattagataagcttccaatcacccttttcccttcgaatggctaatttagatctaggggcttgagccataggaccctttaaatcggaaatccaaaccctctgcctagaatctcatagaaaccattcgtcaagaaagttcgaagatctatacatctctaatacatatcccaaaatatttttatgttacaatataagtagtaggttataggtgctagtaatagtaatagtatatacatgttatttattttatttttaattgcatataatttataacattatttacatatttcggtaaaaataataaccgaagtaaaaagtaaaaagtaaaaagtaaaaaaaataaaaagtaagaaaagaatacttactagtagtaattcttcaaaaagagaatgagagaaattttggtgtgagtttgaatgagaaatgaggggtatttatacttgaaaaaattaggtaaaaagaataaaataattaaaataaaaagaaatattttaattcttaatgggattttaaaattaaaaaatattaaatgttaggtcatgggataatgcacaaaataaaataataaaagtagtttttccattacaatttttaattaaaaagtaatttatttattttttcatttattttaaggattttttttatataaataaacaaattgatttaatgcttttccaagaatatttgtcaataatattttttttttatttttttatttttgttttatttaattaataaatacaaattttgcataaaaataataaataattatgtattttgtatttttaataataattatgattttaattattaaactatagttttagtaagtttgtaaatattattacatttatatataattggatttattatataggtaaatatataatacattaactaaataataaaagtgatacaaagtttatatacttagttaaattatgtcaaattatataaattaataatatattatttatttaagcgtacattgttgactaaaaattactattcggtcaatatttaattgtatataacaacccttaatacatatagtcagacatataaccctagggttaattcagtaatttagaagtcgaaaagtgagggttgttacaaatgatcagctcttagcagcccatgtgagtcacctaacacatgtgggaaccatcatttggcaactagcatgaaatatctcataaaattacaaaaatatgagtaatcattcatgacttatttacatgaaaacaaaattacatatcctttatatctaatccatacaccaacgaccaaaaacacctacaaacactttcattcttcaattttcttcatctaattgatctctatcaagttctatcttcaagttctaagtgttcttcataaattctacaagttctagtttcataaaatcaagaatacttccaagtttgctagcttacttccaattttgtagagtgttcatccaacctcaagaaatctttcttatttacagtaagatatctttctaatataaggtaatactcatattcaaactttgattcattttctataactataacaatcttatttcgagtggaaatcttacttgaacttgttttcgtgacatgattctacttcaagaactttcaagccatccaagatcctttgaagctagatctatttgtctcttttccagtaggtttatccacaaaacttgaggtagtaatgatgttcataacatcattcgattcatacatataaagctatcttattcgaaggtttaaacttgaaatcactataacatagtttagttaattctaaacttgttcgcaaacaaaagttaatccttctaacttgacttttaaaatcaactaaacacatgttttatatctatatgatatgctaacttaatgatttaaaacctggaaacacgaaaaacaccgtaaaactggacatacgccgtcgtagtaacaccgcgggctgttttgggtttgataattaaaaactatgataaactttgatttaaaagttgttcttctgggaaaataatttttcttatgaacatgaaactatatccaaaaatcatggttaaactcaaagtggaagtatgtttttcaaaatggtcatcaagacatcgttctttcgactgaaatgactacctcttacaaaaacgacttgtaacttatatttacgattataaacctatactttttctgtttagattcataaaatagagttcaatatgaaaccatagcaatttgattcactcaaaacggatttaaaatgaagaagttatgggtaaaacaagattggatattttttgatttttgtagctacgggaaatattaacaattctatacaaatcatatcctagctaacttatattatattatatatgtattctaatatattatgtaatcttgggataccatagacacgtatgcaaatgttttgacatatcatatcgactcatgtatacatattatttggaacaaccatagacactctatatgcagtaatgttggagttagctatacaggattgaggttgattctaaatatatatatactttgagttgtgatctagcctgagacgtgtatacactgggtcgtgaattgattcaatataatatatatcgatttatttctgtacatctaactgtggacaactagttgtaggttactaacgaggacagctgatttaataaacttaaaacatcaaaatgtattaaaagtgttgtaaatatattttgaacatactttgatatatatgtacatatttgttataggttcgtgaatcgaccagtggccaagttttacttcccgacaaagtaaaaatatgtgaaagtgagttatagtcccacttttaaaatctaatatttttgggatgagaatacatgcaggttttataaatgatttataaaatagacacaagtacgtgaaactacattctatggttgaattatcgaaatcgaatatgcccctttttattaagtctggtaatctaagaattagggaacagacaccctaattgacgcgaatcctaaagatagatctattgggcctaacaaaccccatccaaagtaccggatgctttagtacttcgaaatttatatcatatccgaagagtgtcccggaatgatggggatattcttatatatgcatcttgttaatgtcagttaccaggtgttcaccatatgaatgatttttatctctatgtatgggatgtgtattgaaatatgaaatcttgtggtctattgttacgatttgatatatataggttaaacctataactcaccaacatttttgttgacgtttaaagcatgtttattctcaggtgaatactaagagcttccgctgttgcatactaaaataagaacaagatttggagtccatgtttatatgatattgtgtaaaaactgcattcaagaaacatatgtcgatgtagtatatttctattgtaaaccattatgtaatggtcgtgtgtaaacagtatattttagattatcattatttgataatctacgtaatgtttttaaaacctttattgataaaataaaggttatggttgttttaaaaatgaatgcagtctttgaaaaacgtctcatatagaggtcaaaacctcgcaacgaaatcaattaatatggaacgtttataatcaatatgaacggaacatttcatgtACAACCCTTTTATTCAATTATTCCCGTCTACAAATATTTCAGAAAAACACTAATGAAGAGACGAATTGGAGGGTTGCTCCTTGGGCGGCACCTTGGACACCTTGCTGCCATTAGTGTCTTCCTGGGCGAAGGTGTGGACGGGAGGGAGGACAAGACCATTGGGACCAGCCTAACAAAAATCAAAACAATTGCATTTcctttatatgttttattaatatgattaaattctgataaaattacttattgtaGCTAAAAAATATCAACAGTGACATTTTATGCATTGAACGTACTAAATGTACTAAATAGTGTATGATATTTAATCGTGTATCATATGGTTTATACgcataaaatcatcaattttatacgGATGAAATGTTTGGAACACATAAAAACATTACTAAAAGCATTTTTTAACATTTACCCATTTAGCGTGTTCCGTCAAGAACAATGAATAAATTACATATCAGGCTGCCCAGCGTTTTGCGTAAGTCCTTGAATAAGCACGTGAGCAGCACACATGTCACGTCACTATTTAGCATAAAGTCTGTTACGTATATCTAGCATAAATCAATCAATAGCAGCTTGACACGTGTTTCCGAATATCACGGAGCATTCATACCTATAAATAGGTCACCTGGGCTACCACTTTACAACTAACTGAACTTGTGGCAGAGAACACACTTTATCTCTCACATAGTAGTTTCTCATACTCTAGAACATATACACTTATCCGCAGAGCGCTAGACGGACCAACTCACAGTTTGGTTCCGCAAGATTGATAAAGCCACACCACGACATTCTGGCTATGAACCGGGTCTACAGGGATCGTCCCGAGAGAAAAACATCAATCGACAATCTACCTCATCAGACTAAGTAGTTCTAGCTTTTAAGTAGTTCTAGCTTTGTACTGATAATTGTTAGCCGCTAGCCGGAAATAGATATCTAACACTATTTTCACTAGTAAATTTGATAAATCCACTGCTATTATCATGGATTGAAGACTTTGAGCAAATACAGCAAATGGTACTCTAAGAGCATTCCCAATGGGGATGTGACTGTATTGCCAATCTCATGCCAATTTTATGTCAATCTCATGCACATATTAGGAATGTTTAGCCAATCTTTGCCAATTTTATGCTAGTCTTCCATTTAGCCAATTTTAAGCATTTTCATTCACTAACACTTTGCATAAATTTGTTGTACATGTTGCATTCAAAGTTATACAATGTATTTATTAATTAGTTAAATAAGTGTGTAATGGTTGGGAGTAAAATGTGATGGGTTAGTGATGAGAAAGAAATGAGAAGTAAATGGTGATGTGTCGTTGATATGGCAGTGTGTTAATCTGAAGAAGTGCGTCATGGTTGGGAATGCTCTTATACGATTATACGATTATACGATCATACGATTAGTTTAAGTAGAGAATATAATACACCATAATCCGCTACACCTACTTATATTCTCATTCCAGATGTCACTTTTCAACACTGCCAAAATTCATTCACAAATTTCCGGCAAAATGTACCTCCGATCACAGCTCTTCGTCGTCCTCATCATCGCCACTACCGCCGCCGCCGTCTTCTCCTCTCCATCATCGGTACATTTACACCTGTATTTACTATTTAACACTACATTTATAACTTTACTCTCTGTCCGTACAACGTAAACCCTAACTTCTCAAGTATATCTCTTATCATTAGGTTTCAGCTCGATCGCAACCGTTAATTTCTTCATCGTTCTCCGTTGCACTGGAGACACTTCAAAAACACCTTAAGTAAGCAATTTTGCAGATGTGTATAACTTTTCGCAGAATTTATCATATGTGTTATTATATGTTAAATTTTCaattgtgttattatatgttaaATTTTCAATTATTGCTATTAGTCTATGTGTAGTgactttttttaagttttattatctgTATTATTGATCAAGTAGCAGCCTTATAAGTTGTGACGTCATTAGTTTTGATAAGAAGTCAATAAGCTACAGAGGTCGTATGCATACTATATTAGAAACAAATGCTTAATGTGATGCATACAATAAGTTCATGAGTAAATGTTGATGTTATTATGCGACTGTCTTGTGCAGTTATGAGTTTAAAAACATCGGCTATCTTCGTCGTGCAATGACACACTCATCTTACTCTGAAGAAAACAACAAAGCGTTCAGTTTGTTAGGTGAGAGCATAATTGAAACAACTGTTGCACTTAAATCTTTACTTAAAGATGTGGATATATCATCGAAGGATTTGAATGATAAGATATCGGAGGTATCGAATGTGGATACCTCGTGTGCTGTTGATGGAATGAGGTTAGGGTTGCAGAATGTGGTTAGGGTTTCTTCAAGTACAGATTCTTCGACTGCCTCGATTGTTTGTGGTGCTTTTAGGGCAATTTTTGGAGCTGTTGCACTTGACACAGGGAAGTCTGATGATGCTGGTGATGTGTTTTGGACTGTTCATGGTGGTGTTGGCATCGCAGTTTCAAAGTAACTTGTAAGATGTTATGACTGATTCCACTTGATATTCGCCTTTTATGTTTGTAAATATCTCTTTGATGATTACTCATACTTATCTACTATGTAGCCGTTTCTGAATCTTGTACTGCACTGCTAGCGTGACTTGAGATGCTATGTGATATATCTGTCCGTAGTTTGTTTTCTTTATTATCTGTCTATTTGAGCGTTTTTGTTGATTATTACCTTGCCTTGATGTctatttggaaaaaaaaaaaaaaggtacggATTCCATCTTTAGTTATATTTGTTTAGGACTTATTTATGATGGGGGTGTGAATTGATTTAGTTTTGATTACTTATAATAAACTTATAATATGAGGGCTTGTTGACTGTTGACTATTGCAACACGTGATCCTTAGGAgcgtataacactatattttcttAAGAGATTATGCGTCAATGGACAATGATCAATTCAAACCACTCCTTAAGGAAAAAAACTGGCAAGATTATGGATTACAAGGATTAACTACTCCCTCCAGATTAAGCTTAACCCGGTAACAGGGTAGGTGATTTTGCCAACCTGGTTTTTGTTTTGTTTATTAGCTTCTCTCGAAGCATAGGAATTTGACAATCAATTTTAGATTCTTAGAGCTCGCAAGCAAAACTTGATCCCCTACCTGTATTGGTATATAAGTTTATACTAGTGATGTTTCTATGAAAGAAATGGAGTGATATTCT comes from Rutidosis leptorrhynchoides isolate AG116_Rl617_1_P2 chromosome 4, CSIRO_AGI_Rlap_v1, whole genome shotgun sequence and encodes:
- the LOC139843680 gene encoding protein NUCLEAR FUSION DEFECTIVE 2 — translated: MSLFNTAKIHSQISGKMYLRSQLFVVLIIATTAAAVFSSPSSVSARSQPLISSSFSVALETLQKHLNYEFKNIGYLRRAMTHSSYSEENNKAFSLLGESIIETTVALKSLLKDVDISSKDLNDKISEVSNVDTSCAVDGMRLGLQNVVRVSSSTDSSTASIVCGAFRAIFGAVALDTGKSDDAGDVFWTVHGGVGIAVSK